In the genome of Arabidopsis thaliana chromosome 4, partial sequence, the window TTCGAGGAATGACGTCTCCCTATTCAGTTTCCGGGTACGTAGATAAGATTATTTcttatgaaaaaacaaaaacgatcGAGTTATACATATTGTTCACTAacgtaaaatataattaacacGTTAATGAATGCAGCTGAATAATTCTACGGAGGTGTTTTTGCTTCAAGAAGCATACAATGAGGCATCATCGTCGATGGTGATCCACTCCATACTTGACGTGTCATCTCTTGCGAAGATTATAAACGGTGACCGTTCCTACTCCTTTACCTATCCGTGTGGATTCACCATAATGCCGGGCCAAAACTCCGGCGATGAAGACGCTGGATGTGTTGTGTCTGTTGGATTTCTGACGATTGCAACTGAAGAGATTGTAGCGAATACACTGGTGAGTGATGTGGAGAGAGGAATTTATCTGCTACTATTACAAATTTCGAGAATGTCTTAGCGGGAAATCAGTAACTCCGTTAAAAGCTTTCATGCGTTTGgcattttttaatatgttgtttggaattttcaaactttttagtCGTATTATATCAAGTTCTATGTATCCACATACAAACTTATTCTACACCTTTTAATATATTGGCATTAATTATCTCTACCAAAGAAGACAAATTCACATGCATTTACACAAACTTGCTAaagatagataaaaaaaaatgatttacgtagataaagcaaaaaaaaaaaaaaacttgagattTATATATCTAATGAGTTGGCTTTATACGAAAGTAAGCCAAATATACTCAAGGGGACTTTTTGTGTTGTCTCCAGAGAAACAAACTCTGGcatgtctctctcttctctaatCTAAATATCGtatatcctctgtttttatttataggtTCTGCGTATATTACCAGAGTTAAATCTTTGTTCCTTTTACCTTCTTGCTCCTTGTCATTTGTCAGAGAGGAGAGGTAACAAAGACCGAGTATGGAAGAACTCAGGGGGTGAATATCATTTTGTTGGttccaaatctttttttaagacCCCCCCTGACGTTCTACCAATCACCCGGGACGCAGAGGGGGCAATGATCGTGTACGGTGGGGGAGCATCCGAGGACGGTGAAGGTGGAGGGGTGGTTCTGAAGAAAGGGCCATGGACGGTGGCCGAGGACGAGACACTGGCGGCTTACGTACGGGAATACGGTGAAGGGAACTGGAATTCTGTTCAGAAGAAGACATGGCTGGCTAGGTGTGGCAAGAGCTGCCGCCTCCGCTGGGCTAACCACTTACGACCTAATCTCAGGAAAGGCTCCTTCACCCCCGAGGAAGAACGTCTCATCATACAACTCCACTCTCAGCTAGGCAACAAATGGGCTCGCATGGCTGCTCAGGTTAATGATCAATCCTACACTTATATAAATCTGATAAAACTGCATtgcttctctctgttttctagGCTTCTTAGTTCTTCatgctctcttcttcttcttccagcTCTCAAAAAACTTTAAccattgtcttcttctactGTTTGTTTTGAATAGTTACCAGGCAGAACAGATAACGAGATCAAGAACTACTGGAACACGAGGTTGAAACGCTTCCAACGCCAAGGCCTCCCTCTCTACCCTCCAGAATATTCCCAAAacaatcatcaacaacaaatgtATCCTCAACAGCCCTCCTCACCTCTCCCGTCCCAAACACCTGCTTCTTCCTTTACCTTTCCTCTCCTCCAACCGCCTTCTCTGTGTCCCAAACGTTGTTATAACACTGCCTTCTCTCCCAAGGCCTCATAtatttcttctccaaccaaTTTCCTTGTCTCGTCTCCGACCTTTCTTCACACCCATTCCTCTCTTTCCTCCTATCAGTCTACCAATCCGGTTTACTCCATGAAACATGAGCTCTCTTCAAACCAAATTCCATACTCTGCCTCTTTAGGAGTCTATCAAGTAAGCAAGTTCTCAGACAATGGGGATTGTAACCAAAACCTGAACACCGGTTTGCATACAAATACCTGTCAGCTGTTAGAGGATCTTATGGAGGAGGCCGAGGCTCTAGCTGATAGCTTTCGTGCTCCTAAGCGGAGACAAATCATGGCTGCGCTTGaggacaacaacaacaacaacaactttttCTCGGGAGGTTTCGGACATCGTGTTTCTTCCAACAGTCTATGTTCCTTGCAAGGTAATAATAATCAGACAACTCAAAATGCTTCAATCTGCAAAAACAAgtgtttgaattttattttattttgattgacACAGGTTTAACACCAAAGGAAGATGAGTCTCTCCAGATGAACACAATGCAAGATGAGGACATAACAAAGCTTCTTGACTGGGGAAGTGAAAGTGAAGAAATCTCAAACGGGCAATCCTCTGTGATAACAACAGAGAACAACCTTGTCCTTGACGATCACCAGTTCGCTTTTCTGTTTCCAGTTGATGATGACACCAACAACTTGCCAGGGATCTGCTAGAGAAAGACGAAACAACTAAATGGAAACATGTTCCTGATTGTACAATTAAAATCCTGAATATACCTGTCAAATATGTTATTAAAGCAATATGATCCTCATGTATAGAGATCTTAGCATTGTTCATCTGTTACATGCTAGTGGACATCCCAAATGATTCACCTGACTCTTTCCAAAACACTCAATTGCTGAACTAAGCATCTCCCGCAAGTGGAATATACCTGCCAGAAATCATTGTGTACACATTCCTCTTAACCaagaaaagtttttattaAGCTTCTGAATTTCTTCTCATATGGTCTAATCTTTATTGACTAGTTTTGTGTTTCAAGTACACACATAAACAACCCATGTTTCACCACAATCATGGCAAAggaaaaaatgaacaaaataggcaa includes:
- the MYB97 gene encoding myb domain protein 97 (myb domain protein 97 (MYB97); CONTAINS InterPro DOMAIN/s: SANT, DNA-binding (InterPro:IPR001005), Homeodomain-like (InterPro:IPR009057), Myb, DNA-binding (InterPro:IPR014778), HTH transcriptional regulator, Myb-type, DNA-binding (InterPro:IPR017930), Homeodomain-related (InterPro:IPR012287), Myb transcription factor (InterPro:IPR015495); BEST Arabidopsis thaliana protein match is: myb domain protein 120 (TAIR:AT5G55020.1); Has 1807 Blast hits to 1807 proteins in 277 species: Archae - 0; Bacteria - 0; Metazoa - 736; Fungi - 347; Plants - 385; Viruses - 0; Other Eukaryotes - 339 (source: NCBI BLink).) — translated: MIVYGGGASEDGEGGGVVLKKGPWTVAEDETLAAYVREYGEGNWNSVQKKTWLARCGKSCRLRWANHLRPNLRKGSFTPEEERLIIQLHSQLGNKWARMAAQLPGRTDNEIKNYWNTRLKRFQRQGLPLYPPEYSQNNHQQQMYPQQPSSPLPSQTPASSFTFPLLQPPSLCPKRCYNTAFSPKASYISSPTNFLVSSPTFLHTHSSLSSYQSTNPVYSMKHELSSNQIPYSASLGVYQVSKFSDNGDCNQNLNTGLHTNTCQLLEDLMEEAEALADSFRAPKRRQIMAALEDNNNNNNFFSGGFGHRVSSNSLCSLQGLTPKEDESLQMNTMQDEDITKLLDWGSESEEISNGQSSVITTENNLVLDDHQFAFLFPVDDDTNNLPGIC